A region of Streptomyces paludis DNA encodes the following proteins:
- a CDS encoding acyl-CoA dehydrogenase family protein: MSDRAPRPVERQLPTEESEDLLALVHDIARREIVPVAAEEEEAGRFPRELFGLLSESGLLGLPYDSAYGGGDQPYEVYLQVLEELAAARLTVGLGVSVHSLACHALAGYGTKAQRAEHLPAMLGGGLLGGYCLSEPASGSDAASLRTKAVRDGDNWVITGTKAWITHGGIADFLTVLARTGGPGARGITAFLVPGDAPGLSASAPERKMGMNGSPTAQLHFDGVRVADDRRLGDEGQGFAIALSALDSGRLGIAACAVGVARAALDTAVAYAAGRSQFGRPVADFQGLRFLLADMATRIEAGRALCLAAARLRDAGRPFSQQAAMAKLFCTDTAMQVTVDAVQVLGGYGYTADFPAERYLREAKVLQIVEGTNQIQRMVIARHLMGPESR, encoded by the coding sequence ATGTCCGACCGTGCCCCGCGACCGGTGGAACGTCAGCTGCCCACCGAAGAGTCCGAGGACCTCCTCGCGCTCGTGCACGACATCGCCCGCCGGGAGATCGTCCCCGTGGCCGCCGAGGAGGAGGAAGCGGGCCGCTTCCCGCGCGAACTCTTCGGCCTGCTCTCGGAGTCGGGCCTCCTCGGGCTCCCCTACGACTCCGCGTACGGCGGCGGGGACCAGCCGTACGAGGTCTATCTCCAGGTGCTGGAGGAGCTGGCCGCCGCCCGGCTCACCGTCGGCCTCGGCGTCAGTGTGCACTCCCTCGCCTGCCACGCGCTCGCCGGTTACGGCACCAAGGCCCAGCGGGCCGAACACCTCCCCGCCATGCTGGGCGGGGGCCTCCTCGGCGGGTACTGCCTCTCCGAGCCCGCCTCGGGCTCCGACGCCGCCTCCCTGCGGACCAAGGCCGTACGGGACGGTGACAACTGGGTGATCACCGGCACCAAGGCATGGATCACCCACGGCGGGATCGCGGACTTCCTCACCGTGCTCGCCCGCACCGGCGGCCCCGGCGCGCGCGGCATCACCGCCTTCCTCGTCCCGGGCGACGCCCCCGGACTCAGCGCGTCCGCGCCCGAGCGGAAGATGGGCATGAACGGCTCGCCCACCGCCCAACTCCACTTCGACGGCGTACGGGTGGCCGACGACCGGCGCCTGGGCGACGAGGGACAGGGCTTCGCCATCGCGCTGTCCGCACTGGACTCGGGACGCCTCGGGATCGCCGCCTGCGCCGTCGGAGTGGCCCGCGCGGCGCTGGACACGGCCGTCGCGTACGCCGCCGGGCGCAGCCAGTTCGGCCGGCCCGTCGCCGACTTCCAGGGGCTGCGCTTCCTGCTCGCGGACATGGCGACCCGGATCGAGGCGGGCCGCGCGCTCTGTCTCGCCGCCGCGCGGCTGCGCGACGCGGGACGTCCGTTCTCCCAGCAGGCCGCCATGGCCAAGCTGTTCTGCACGGACACCGCGATGCAGGTGACCGTCGACGCGGTCCAGGTGCTCGGCGGCTACGGCTACACCGCCGACTTCCCGGCGGAGCGCTACCTCCGCGAGGCGAAGGTGCTCCAGATCGTCGAGGGCACCAACCAGATCCAGCGCATGGTGATCGCGCGCCATCTGATGGGCCCGGAGAGCCGCTGA
- the fxsA gene encoding FxsA family membrane protein, producing MTTAQPQSPRPKRSRARTLIPLAIAAWLVLEIWLLTVVADTAGPLALLLLIAGSIVLGAVVIKSAGRRAFRNLTETIQRQQRQQQGTPEVGGATPTTGNGFLMLGGLLMIVPGVLTDVLGLLLLIPFVRTMLGRYAEKSLERRVRAAAVPGSFSDAYQQARMHQPDGKVVQGEVIKNDERGSGPRPGDDGPRPPLTP from the coding sequence ATGACGACCGCGCAGCCGCAGAGTCCCCGTCCGAAGCGCTCCCGCGCCCGCACCCTGATTCCCCTGGCCATCGCAGCCTGGCTGGTGCTGGAGATCTGGCTGCTGACCGTGGTGGCCGACACCGCCGGCCCCCTCGCCCTCCTGTTGCTGATCGCCGGCTCCATCGTGCTCGGTGCCGTCGTGATCAAGAGCGCCGGCCGCCGTGCCTTCCGTAATCTGACCGAGACCATCCAGCGCCAGCAGCGCCAGCAGCAGGGCACCCCGGAGGTCGGCGGCGCCACCCCGACCACCGGTAACGGGTTCCTCATGCTCGGCGGCCTGCTGATGATCGTGCCGGGTGTGCTCACCGACGTCCTGGGTCTGCTCCTGCTCATCCCGTTCGTCCGGACGATGCTCGGCCGCTACGCGGAGAAGTCGCTGGAGCGGCGGGTCCGGGCGGCGGCGGTGCCCGGCAGCTTCTCCGACGCCTACCAGCAGGCCAGGATGCACCAGCCCGACGGCAAGGTCGTCCAGGGCGAGGTCATCAAGAACGACGAGCGGGGCAGCGGCCCCCGCCCCGGCGACGACGGCCCGCGCCCGCCGCTGACCCCCTGA
- a CDS encoding RNA polymerase-binding protein RbpA, with protein sequence MSERALRGTRLVVTSYETDRGIDLAPRQAVEYACQNGHRFEMPFSVEAEIPPEWECKACGALALLVDGDGPEEKKGKPARTHWDMLMERRTREELEEVLAERLAVLRSGAMNIAVHPRDSRKSA encoded by the coding sequence ATGAGTGAGCGAGCTCTCCGCGGCACGCGACTCGTGGTTACCAGCTACGAGACGGACCGCGGCATCGATCTGGCCCCGCGCCAGGCGGTGGAGTACGCATGCCAGAACGGTCATCGATTTGAGATGCCCTTCTCGGTAGAGGCAGAGATTCCGCCGGAGTGGGAGTGCAAGGCGTGCGGCGCCCTGGCACTCCTGGTGGACGGGGATGGCCCCGAAGAGAAGAAGGGCAAGCCCGCACGTACGCACTGGGACATGCTCATGGAGCGACGCACCCGTGAGGAGCTGGAGGAGGTGCTGGCCGAGCGGCTGGCCGTCCTGCGCTCCGGCGCCATGAACATCGCCGTGCATCCGCGGGACAGCCGCAAGTCCGCCTGA
- a CDS encoding MFS transporter, with protein sequence MSADTLEAAGETAARRREQRGWYFYDFACSVYSTSVLTVFLGPYLTSVAKAAADADGYVHPLGVPIRAGSVFAYTVSLSLVVAILAMPLAGAAADRTGRKKPLLAVAAYLGASATAGMFFLDGDRYLLGALLLIVANASLAVSMVLYNAYLPQIAGPDERDAVSSRGWAFGYTSGALVLLLDLVLYTGHESFGVSESEAVRICLATAGLWWGAFTIVPLRRLRDRRVERTAGEGAVGTGWKQLVATLRDMRRHPLTLSFLLAYLLYNDGIQTVISQASIYGSEELGLDQTTLITAVLLVQVLAVAGALGMGRLARSYGAKRTILGSLAVWTLILAAAYFLPAGAPVAFYGMAAAIGLVLGGSQALSRSLFSHLVPRGKEAEYFSAYEMSDRGLSWLGPLVFGLAFQLTGSYRDAIISLVVFFALGFGLLARVPIGRAIAAAGNPVPERI encoded by the coding sequence GTGAGCGCCGACACATTGGAGGCGGCCGGGGAGACGGCCGCCCGCAGACGCGAGCAGCGCGGCTGGTACTTCTACGACTTCGCGTGCTCGGTCTACTCGACGAGTGTGCTGACCGTGTTCCTCGGTCCGTATCTGACCTCGGTGGCGAAGGCCGCGGCGGACGCCGACGGCTATGTCCATCCGCTGGGCGTGCCCATCCGGGCGGGCTCGGTCTTCGCGTACACGGTCTCGCTCTCGCTGGTGGTGGCCATCCTGGCGATGCCGCTGGCGGGCGCGGCGGCGGACCGTACGGGACGGAAGAAGCCGCTGCTGGCGGTCGCCGCGTATCTGGGCGCGAGCGCCACGGCGGGGATGTTCTTCCTGGACGGCGACCGCTATCTGCTGGGCGCGCTGCTGCTGATCGTGGCGAACGCCTCACTGGCGGTCTCGATGGTGCTCTACAACGCCTATCTGCCGCAGATAGCCGGGCCCGACGAGCGGGACGCGGTCTCGTCCCGGGGCTGGGCGTTCGGCTACACGTCGGGCGCGCTGGTGCTGCTGCTCGATCTGGTGCTGTACACCGGCCACGAGTCGTTCGGGGTGTCGGAGTCGGAGGCGGTACGGATCTGTCTGGCCACCGCCGGTCTGTGGTGGGGCGCCTTCACGATCGTCCCGCTGCGCCGGCTGCGCGACCGCCGGGTGGAGCGGACGGCCGGCGAGGGGGCGGTGGGCACCGGGTGGAAGCAGCTGGTGGCCACCTTGCGGGACATGCGCCGCCATCCGCTGACGCTCTCGTTCCTGCTGGCGTATCTCCTCTACAACGACGGCATCCAGACGGTGATCTCCCAGGCGTCGATCTACGGCTCCGAGGAGCTGGGCCTCGACCAGACGACCCTGATCACGGCCGTACTGCTGGTGCAGGTCCTGGCGGTGGCCGGGGCGCTCGGGATGGGCCGGCTGGCCCGGTCGTACGGGGCCAAGCGGACGATTCTGGGCTCGCTGGCGGTGTGGACGCTGATCCTGGCGGCGGCGTACTTCCTGCCCGCCGGCGCGCCGGTCGCGTTCTACGGGATGGCCGCGGCGATCGGGCTGGTGCTGGGCGGCAGCCAGGCGCTGTCGCGCTCGCTGTTCTCGCATCTGGTGCCGCGCGGCAAGGAGGCCGAGTACTTCTCCGCGTACGAGATGAGCGACCGGGGGCTGAGCTGGCTGGGACCGCTCGTCTTCGGGCTGGCTTTTCAGCTCACCGGCAGTTACCGCGACGCGATCATCTCCCTTGTGGTCTTCTTCGCGCTAGGGTTCGGCCTGCTGGCAAGGGTCCCGATCGGACGGGCGATCGCGGCCGCGGGAAACCCCGTACCGGAGCGTATTTAG
- a CDS encoding glycerophosphodiester phosphodiesterase family protein, whose product MTRLHHPHLDGPGAVRHPYLDRPGAVRPGPIAFAHRGGAADGLENTAAAFRRAAALGYRHFETDVHATADGRLVAFHDPTLDRVTDARGRIADLPWAAVRRAAVAGREPLPLFEELLEEFPEARWNVDIKAAPALVPLVELIRRTDSWDRVCVGSFSEARVARAARLAGPRLATSYGVRGVLGLRLRAYGLPAPVRPGAVCAQVPETQNGLRVVDGRFVRTAHARGLQVHVWTVNDADRMEALLDLGVDGIMTDQLETLRAVLTARNAWN is encoded by the coding sequence GTGACCCGACTCCACCATCCTCATCTCGACGGTCCGGGCGCCGTCCGGCATCCCTATCTCGACCGGCCGGGCGCCGTCCGGCCGGGGCCGATCGCGTTCGCCCACCGCGGCGGCGCGGCGGACGGCCTGGAGAACACGGCCGCCGCGTTCCGCCGCGCCGCCGCTCTCGGCTACCGCCACTTCGAGACCGATGTGCACGCCACCGCGGACGGCCGGCTGGTCGCCTTCCACGATCCGACCCTGGACCGGGTGACGGACGCGCGCGGCCGGATCGCGGATCTCCCGTGGGCCGCGGTCCGGCGGGCCGCGGTGGCCGGGCGCGAGCCGCTGCCGCTCTTCGAGGAGCTGCTGGAGGAGTTCCCCGAGGCCCGCTGGAACGTGGACATCAAGGCGGCGCCCGCGCTGGTCCCGCTGGTCGAACTGATCCGCCGGACGGACAGCTGGGACCGGGTCTGTGTCGGCTCGTTCTCCGAGGCCAGGGTGGCGCGGGCGGCCCGGCTCGCCGGTCCCCGGCTGGCCACCTCGTACGGCGTACGGGGCGTGCTGGGGCTGCGGCTGCGCGCGTACGGACTCCCCGCGCCGGTCCGGCCCGGCGCGGTGTGCGCCCAGGTCCCCGAGACGCAGAACGGGCTCCGGGTGGTGGACGGGCGCTTCGTCCGGACGGCGCACGCGCGCGGTCTTCAGGTGCATGTCTGGACGGTCAACGACGCGGACCGGATGGAGGCGCTTCTCGATCTCGGCGTCGATGGCATCATGACTGATCAACTGGAGACGCTGCGGGCCGTGTTGACCGCGCGGAACGCCTGGAACTGA
- a CDS encoding SCO1417 family PLP biosynthesis transcription factor translates to MAQWTSAVGAAQLARQLDAQRAAPTGPGTRRPPAYRALADGIRLLVLEGRVPVAARLPAERELALSLSMSRTTVAAAYETLRTEGFLESRRGAGSWTAVPAGNPLPARGLEPLPPESLGSMIDLGTAALPAPEPWLTRGVRGALEELAPYAHTHGDYPAGLPALRRMLADRYTERGIPTMPEQIMVTTGAMGAMDAICHLFAGRGERIAVESPSYANILQLMREAGARLVPVAMAEGLTGWDLPRWRQVLRDAAPRLAYVVADFHNPTGALADEDQRRQLVDAARSAGTVLVVDETMSELRLDADVEMPRRVCAFDPAGSTVLTVGSASKAFWAGMRIGWVRAAPDVIRSLISARAYADLGTPVLEQLAVNWLMRTGGWEEAVALRRAQARENRDALVAAVRERLPDWEFHVPHGGLTLWVRTGGLSGSRLAEVGERAGVRVPSGPRFGVDGAFEGYVRLPFTVGGPVAVEAAARLATAARLVATGAATGTDAPRTFVA, encoded by the coding sequence ATGGCCCAGTGGACCTCCGCGGTCGGGGCGGCGCAGCTCGCCCGGCAGCTCGACGCCCAGCGGGCCGCGCCCACCGGCCCCGGCACCCGGCGCCCGCCCGCCTACCGCGCCCTCGCCGACGGCATCCGGCTGCTCGTACTGGAGGGCCGCGTCCCCGTCGCCGCCCGACTGCCCGCCGAACGCGAACTCGCGCTCTCGCTCTCCATGAGCCGTACGACGGTCGCCGCCGCCTACGAGACACTGCGCACCGAGGGATTCCTGGAGTCCCGCCGGGGCGCCGGCAGCTGGACCGCCGTCCCGGCGGGGAACCCGCTGCCCGCGCGCGGCCTCGAACCGCTGCCGCCCGAATCCCTCGGCTCGATGATCGACCTCGGCACCGCCGCCCTGCCCGCCCCCGAACCCTGGCTCACCCGGGGCGTCCGGGGCGCGCTGGAGGAGCTGGCACCGTACGCGCACACCCACGGCGACTACCCGGCCGGACTGCCCGCGCTGCGCCGGATGCTCGCCGACCGCTACACCGAGCGCGGCATCCCGACCATGCCGGAACAGATCATGGTCACCACCGGCGCGATGGGCGCGATGGACGCCATCTGCCATCTCTTCGCGGGCCGGGGTGAGCGGATCGCCGTCGAGTCGCCCTCGTACGCCAACATCCTCCAGCTGATGCGCGAGGCGGGCGCCCGGCTCGTACCGGTCGCCATGGCGGAGGGGCTGACCGGCTGGGACCTGCCGCGCTGGCGCCAGGTGCTGCGCGACGCCGCGCCCCGGCTCGCCTATGTCGTCGCCGACTTCCACAACCCGACCGGCGCGCTGGCCGACGAGGACCAGCGCCGGCAGCTGGTCGACGCGGCGCGCTCGGCGGGCACCGTGCTGGTCGTCGACGAGACCATGTCCGAGCTGCGGCTCGACGCGGACGTCGAGATGCCCCGCCGTGTCTGCGCCTTCGACCCGGCGGGCAGCACGGTCCTGACGGTCGGTTCGGCCAGCAAGGCGTTCTGGGCGGGGATGCGGATCGGCTGGGTGCGCGCCGCCCCCGATGTGATCCGCTCCCTGATCTCCGCGCGCGCCTACGCCGACCTCGGCACCCCCGTCCTCGAACAGCTCGCCGTCAACTGGCTGATGCGGACCGGCGGCTGGGAGGAGGCCGTCGCGCTGCGCCGGGCGCAGGCGCGCGAGAACCGGGACGCGCTGGTCGCCGCCGTACGGGAGCGGCTGCCCGACTGGGAGTTCCACGTACCGCACGGCGGGCTGACGCTGTGGGTGCGCACGGGCGGGCTGTCCGGCTCGCGGCTGGCCGAGGTGGGGGAGCGGGCCGGGGTCCGGGTGCCGTCCGGGCCGCGCTTCGGGGTGGACGGGGCCTTCGAGGGGTACGTACGGCTGCCGTTCACCGTCGGCGGCCCGGTCGCCGTCGAGGCGGCGGCCCGGCTGGCGACGGCGGCGCGGCTGGTGGCGACCGGTGCGGCCACGGGCACGGACGCGCCGCGCACCTTCGTCGCCTGA
- a CDS encoding amidohydrolase encodes MTSHTAPGDSHRTVLLRGGEVHSPADPFATAMVVERGHIAWVGSEGAADSFAEGVDEVMDLEGALVTPAFTDAHVHTTATGLALTGLDLSAARSLPEALALVRAHREARPAAGDGVLLGHGWDADSWPERRPPTRAELDDAAGGRPLYLPRVDVHSAVVTTALLDLVPGVTALPGYRPDAPLTDAAHHAVRAAAHRAVSPEQRTEAQRAARRRAASLGIGTLHECAGPDISDEDDFTALLALAKAEPGPRIHGYWAEHISDEKGALRVRGLGAMGAAGDLFVDGSLGSHTAALCAPYADRADTAADRTGTLHLDAAAIEAHVVACTEAGLQAGFHAIGDAATAAVTAGVRAAAERLGIARIRAARHRVEHAELLTPATLAAFADLGLTASVQPAFDAAWGGPDGMYARRLGAGRAAALNPYAALLRAGVPLAFGSDAPVTPLDPWGTVRAAAFHRTPEHRISVRAAFTAHTRGGWRAIGRDDAGTLVPGAPADYAVWRTEELVVQAPDDRVARWSTDPRSGTPGLPDLTPGRPLPEALRTVVAGQTVFVGPNE; translated from the coding sequence ATGACCTCGCACACCGCCCCCGGCGACAGCCACCGCACCGTCCTGCTCCGCGGGGGAGAAGTCCACAGCCCCGCCGACCCCTTCGCCACCGCGATGGTCGTCGAACGCGGCCATATCGCCTGGGTCGGCTCGGAGGGCGCCGCGGACTCGTTCGCCGAGGGGGTGGACGAGGTCATGGACCTCGAAGGCGCCCTGGTCACCCCCGCGTTCACCGACGCGCATGTGCACACCACGGCCACCGGCCTCGCGCTGACCGGCCTGGACCTGTCCGCCGCGCGGAGCCTGCCGGAGGCGCTCGCCCTCGTACGGGCCCACCGCGAGGCCCGCCCGGCCGCCGGGGACGGTGTGCTGCTCGGCCACGGCTGGGACGCCGACAGCTGGCCCGAGCGCCGCCCCCCGACCCGCGCCGAACTCGACGACGCCGCCGGCGGCCGGCCGCTCTACCTGCCGCGCGTCGACGTGCACAGCGCCGTCGTGACCACCGCCCTGCTCGACCTGGTCCCCGGGGTGACCGCGCTGCCCGGCTACCGCCCGGACGCCCCGCTGACCGACGCCGCCCACCACGCCGTACGCGCCGCAGCCCACCGCGCGGTCTCCCCCGAGCAGCGCACCGAGGCACAGCGGGCGGCCCGGCGGCGGGCGGCCTCGCTCGGGATCGGCACGCTCCACGAGTGCGCGGGCCCCGACATCTCCGACGAGGACGACTTCACCGCGCTCCTCGCGCTCGCGAAGGCGGAGCCCGGCCCCCGGATCCACGGCTACTGGGCCGAGCACATCAGCGACGAGAAGGGCGCCCTGCGCGTCCGTGGGCTGGGCGCCATGGGCGCCGCGGGTGATCTCTTCGTCGACGGCTCGCTGGGCTCCCACACGGCCGCCCTGTGCGCTCCGTACGCCGACCGCGCCGACACCGCCGCGGACCGTACCGGCACCCTCCACCTGGACGCCGCCGCGATCGAGGCCCATGTCGTGGCCTGCACCGAGGCGGGGCTCCAGGCCGGCTTCCACGCCATCGGCGACGCGGCGACCGCCGCCGTCACCGCCGGGGTGCGGGCGGCGGCCGAGCGCCTCGGCATCGCCCGTATCCGCGCCGCCCGGCACCGCGTCGAGCACGCCGAGCTGCTCACCCCCGCCACCCTCGCCGCCTTCGCCGACCTGGGGCTGACCGCCTCCGTCCAGCCCGCCTTCGACGCGGCCTGGGGCGGCCCCGACGGCATGTACGCGCGCCGGCTCGGCGCCGGGCGCGCCGCGGCGCTCAACCCGTACGCCGCGCTGCTGCGCGCCGGAGTGCCGCTGGCCTTCGGCTCGGACGCCCCGGTCACCCCGCTGGACCCGTGGGGCACGGTCCGGGCCGCCGCCTTCCACCGCACCCCCGAGCACCGGATCTCGGTCCGCGCCGCCTTCACCGCGCACACCCGCGGCGGCTGGCGCGCCATCGGCCGCGACGACGCGGGCACGCTGGTGCCGGGCGCGCCCGCCGACTACGCGGTCTGGCGTACGGAGGAGCTGGTGGTCCAGGCGCCGGACGACCGGGTCGCCCGCTGGTCCACCGATCCGCGCTCCGGTACGCCGGGACTGCCCGATCTCACCCCCGGCCGCCCGCTGCCCGAGGCCCTGCGGACCGTAGTAGCCGGACAAACGGTGTTTGTGGGACCGAACGAGTGA
- a CDS encoding ankyrin repeat domain-containing protein yields MSETPETLPAPETPDPEVIELATKVFDLARRGETEALAAYVDAGVSANLTNDRGDSLLMLAAYHGHAATVEALVARGADAARANDRGQTPLAGAVFKGADAVIRALLAGGADPNGGNPSAVDTARMFGKTDLLELFAAH; encoded by the coding sequence ATGAGCGAGACCCCCGAGACCCTCCCGGCCCCCGAGACACCCGACCCCGAGGTGATCGAACTGGCCACGAAGGTCTTCGACCTGGCCCGGCGTGGCGAGACGGAGGCGCTCGCCGCGTACGTCGACGCGGGCGTCTCCGCCAACCTCACCAACGACCGGGGCGACTCCCTGCTCATGCTCGCCGCCTACCACGGCCACGCCGCGACGGTCGAGGCGCTCGTCGCCCGCGGCGCCGACGCGGCCCGCGCCAACGACCGCGGCCAGACCCCGCTCGCCGGCGCGGTCTTCAAGGGCGCGGACGCGGTGATCCGGGCGCTGCTCGCCGGCGGCGCCGATCCAAACGGAGGAAATCCTTCCGCCGTGGATACCGCGCGCATGTTTGGGAAGACGGACCTTCTGGAGCTGTTCGCGGCCCACTGA
- a CDS encoding polyprenol monophosphomannose synthase, with product MNDGDQRRYGPLGTALVIIPTFNEAENIASIVSRVRAAVPAADILVADDNSPDGTGKIADELAAADDQVNVLHRKGKEGLGAAYLAGFRWGIERDYGVLVEMDADGSHQPEELPRLLTALKGADLVLGSRWVPGGRVVNWPTTRKMISRGGSTYSRVLLGVPIRDVTGGYRAFRRETLEHLGLDAVASQGYCFQVDLARRAVAAGCHVVEVPITFVERELGDSKMSKDIFVEALWRVTAWGVESRANRLLGRKPAGPPGPARP from the coding sequence GTGAACGACGGTGACCAGAGGCGATACGGCCCCCTCGGCACGGCCTTGGTGATCATCCCGACCTTCAACGAGGCCGAGAACATCGCGTCGATCGTCTCCCGCGTGCGGGCCGCCGTGCCGGCCGCCGACATCCTCGTCGCCGACGACAACAGCCCCGACGGCACCGGCAAGATCGCCGACGAGCTGGCCGCCGCGGACGACCAGGTCAATGTGCTGCACCGGAAGGGCAAGGAAGGGCTCGGCGCCGCCTATCTGGCCGGATTCCGCTGGGGCATCGAGCGCGACTACGGCGTGCTCGTGGAGATGGACGCGGACGGCTCGCACCAGCCGGAGGAGCTGCCCCGTCTGCTGACCGCCCTCAAGGGCGCCGATCTCGTCCTCGGCTCGCGCTGGGTGCCGGGCGGCCGGGTCGTCAACTGGCCCACCACCCGCAAGATGATCTCGCGCGGCGGCTCCACGTACTCCCGGGTCCTGCTCGGGGTCCCGATCCGCGATGTCACCGGCGGCTACCGCGCCTTCCGCCGCGAGACCCTGGAGCACCTCGGCCTCGACGCCGTCGCCTCCCAGGGCTACTGCTTCCAGGTCGATCTGGCCCGGCGCGCGGTGGCGGCGGGCTGCCATGTGGTCGAGGTGCCCATCACCTTCGTCGAGCGCGAGCTGGGCGACTCGAAGATGAGCAAGGACATCTTCGTCGAGGCGCTCTGGCGGGTCACCGCCTGGGGCGTCGAGTCCCGGGCCAACCGCCTCCTGGGCCGCAAACCCGCGGGCCCGCCCGGCCCCGCCCGCCCCTGA
- a CDS encoding TetR/AcrR family transcriptional regulator — translation MRRSELIATGRKLFANTSYDALSVDDIAQHAGVAKGLIYYYFKNKRGYYLAIVEDSVMELVSLASAGADLPRAQRVQRTVEAYLRFAQYNEAAYRTIVTGGVGFDTQVQEIRDAVRTGLVSTVADGAYGHHDIPPIARLALLGWLSSVEWLTLEWLAHQDELRREIPRDLLVRMLRHTLNTIEEFAPECPAPPPDPDWKPFTGLPDGD, via the coding sequence GTGAGACGGTCCGAACTCATCGCGACCGGGCGGAAGTTGTTCGCCAACACCTCCTACGACGCGCTGTCGGTCGATGACATCGCCCAGCACGCCGGGGTCGCCAAAGGGCTTATTTACTACTACTTCAAGAACAAGCGCGGCTACTACCTCGCCATTGTCGAGGACTCCGTCATGGAGCTTGTCTCGCTGGCCTCCGCCGGCGCCGACCTCCCGCGCGCCCAGCGCGTACAGCGCACCGTCGAGGCGTATCTGCGCTTCGCCCAGTACAACGAGGCCGCGTACCGCACTATCGTCACCGGCGGAGTCGGCTTCGACACCCAGGTGCAGGAGATCCGCGACGCCGTCCGCACCGGACTGGTCTCGACCGTCGCCGACGGCGCGTACGGCCACCACGACATCCCGCCGATCGCCCGGCTCGCGCTGCTCGGCTGGCTCAGCAGCGTCGAGTGGCTCACCCTCGAATGGCTGGCGCACCAGGACGAGCTGCGCCGCGAGATACCGCGTGACCTGCTGGTACGGATGCTGCGGCACACCCTGAACACGATCGAGGAGTTCGCCCCGGAATGCCCGGCTCCGCCTCCCGACCCGGACTGGAAGCCCTTCACCGGCCTCCCGGACGGTGACTGA
- the yczE gene encoding membrane protein YczE gives MSSPHLARRLAQLYIGLSLYGASAALIVRGGLGLEPWGVLGQGLAKLTGLSLGVVSIVVGAAVLLLWIPMRQRPGLGTVSNVFVIGITMDATLALVPGGHGLAARIPLLVAGIVLNGVATGLYIAARFGPGPRDGLMTGLHRLTGRSVRLVRTLIEVTVVAVGFALGGSVGVGTVAYALAIGPLAQLFLRLFAIPEPAGGGAAVATGSPEGAILPR, from the coding sequence ATGTCCAGCCCACATCTCGCCCGGCGGCTCGCCCAGCTGTACATCGGGCTCTCGCTCTACGGGGCGAGCGCGGCGCTCATCGTGCGCGGCGGGCTCGGGCTCGAACCGTGGGGTGTGCTGGGGCAGGGGCTGGCCAAGCTGACCGGGCTGTCGCTGGGCGTGGTGTCGATCGTCGTGGGCGCGGCCGTGCTGCTGCTCTGGATACCGATGCGGCAGCGGCCGGGGCTGGGCACGGTCTCCAATGTGTTCGTGATCGGCATCACGATGGACGCGACGCTGGCGCTGGTCCCCGGCGGCCACGGCCTGGCCGCCCGGATCCCGCTGCTGGTCGCGGGGATCGTCCTGAACGGGGTGGCGACCGGGCTGTACATCGCGGCCCGGTTCGGCCCGGGGCCGCGCGACGGGCTGATGACCGGGCTGCACCGGCTGACCGGCCGCTCGGTGCGGCTGGTCCGGACGCTGATCGAGGTGACCGTCGTCGCCGTCGGCTTCGCGCTGGGCGGTTCGGTGGGGGTCGGCACGGTCGCGTACGCGCTGGCGATCGGACCGCTGGCCCAGCTCTTCCTGCGGCTGTTCGCCATCCCGGAGCCGGCCGGTGGTGGGGCCGCCGTCGCCACAGGGTCACCGGAAGGCGCGATACTGCCGCGGTGA
- a CDS encoding Lrp/AsnC family transcriptional regulator, which yields MEELDRQIVALLVKDGRTSYTDLGKATGLSTSAVHQRVRRLEQRGVIRGYAAVVDPEAVGLPLTAFISAKPFDPSAPDDIAERLAVVDEIEACHSVAGDENYILKVRVATPLELEHLLTRIRSLAGVSTRTTVVLSTPYESRPPSF from the coding sequence ATGGAGGAGTTGGATCGACAGATCGTGGCGTTGCTCGTCAAGGACGGCCGGACGAGCTACACCGACCTGGGCAAGGCCACCGGCCTGTCCACCTCGGCGGTGCACCAGCGGGTACGGCGGCTGGAGCAGCGCGGGGTCATCCGGGGGTACGCGGCGGTCGTCGACCCGGAGGCGGTCGGGCTGCCCCTGACCGCGTTCATCTCGGCGAAGCCCTTCGACCCGAGCGCCCCGGACGACATCGCGGAACGGCTGGCGGTGGTGGACGAGATCGAGGCGTGCCACAGCGTCGCGGGGGACGAGAACTACATCCTCAAGGTCCGCGTCGCGACCCCCCTGGAGCTGGAGCACCTGCTGACCCGCATCCGCTCCCTGGCGGGCGTCTCCACCCGGACGACGGTGGTGCTCTCGACCCCGTACGAGTCCCGGCCCCCGTCCTTCTGA